Proteins found in one Triticum aestivum cultivar Chinese Spring chromosome 4D, IWGSC CS RefSeq v2.1, whole genome shotgun sequence genomic segment:
- the LOC123100659 gene encoding stem 28 kDa glycoprotein, whose product MAMARTATLLLIVAAALLAASCGAWEVNIRMPGTVAAVDDAVVAPLIHALRPLLGSGRHAGVACDSWRLGVEAYNVRDWKAVPASCEDYVGHYMVGDHYRRDSKVVVDQAIAYVDSLKLAGKGKEVWVFDVDETTLSNLPYYAKHGFGATPFNVTSFNAYAHEGSAPALPETKRLYNKLFSVGIKPVILTGRAEYLRASTATNLRRQGYSRWMNLLLKAPGFKGSSVAFKSGERQKLQDAGYIIVGNIGDQWSDILGAPEGARTFKLPDPMYYIG is encoded by the exons ATGGCAATGGCTAGGACGGCGacgctcctcctcatcgtcgccgCGGCTCTCCTCGCGGCCTCATGCGGCGCGTGGGAGGTGAACATCCGGATgcccgggacggtggcggccgtGGACGATGCCGTGGTGGCGCCGCTCATCCACGCGCTGCGGCCGCTGCTGGGCTCCGGCAGGCACGCCGGCGTGGCGTGCGACAGCTGGCGGCTGGGCGTGGAGGCTTACAACGTGCGGGACTGGAAGGCGGTCCCCGCCAGCTGCGAGGACTACGTCGGCCACTACATGGTCGGCGACCACTACCGCCGGGACTCCAAGGTCGTCGTCGACCAGGCCATCGCCTACGTCGACAGCCTCAAGCTCGCCGGCAAGGGCAAGGAGGTCTGGGTCTTCGACGTCGACGAGACCACCCTCTCCAACCTCCCCTACTACGCCAAGCACGGCTTCGG GGCGACGCCATTCAACGTGACAAGCTTCAACGCATACGCGCATGAAGGGAGCGCGCCGGCGCTGCCCGAGACGAAGCGGTTGTACAACAAGCTATTCTCGGTCGGCATCAAGCCGGTGATCCTCACCGGTCGGGCCGAGTACCTGAGGGCCTCCACCGCCACAAACCTCCGCCGCCAAGGCTACTCCCGGTGGATGAACCTGCTGCTGAAGGCGCCTGGCTTCAAGGGCTCCTCGGTGGCCTTCAAGTCCGGCGAGAGGCAGAAGCTGCAGGACGCCGGTTACATCATTGTCGGCAACATCGGCGACCAGTGGAGCGACATCCTTGGTGCGCCCGAGGGCGCCCGCACCTTCAAGCTTCCCGACCCCATGTACTACATCGGCTAG